The following coding sequences are from one Ancylobacter sp. TS-1 window:
- a CDS encoding NtaA/DmoA family FMN-dependent monooxygenase (This protein belongs to a clade of FMN-dependent monooxygenases, within a broader family of flavin-dependent oxidoreductases, the luciferase-like monooxygenase (LMM) family, some of whose members use coenzyme F420 rather than FMN.), whose translation MSAKPFHLGWFTNFAVDEWTRPFTGGGGDPWDGGFYIDMAKAMERACFDYIMLEDTLMISEAYGGNTEMYLKHNIMGPKADPSPLAALIGANTSHLGVVATFSTMAYPPFMLARLCSTLDNICRGRFGWNIVTTGEDLAAQNFGMEKLPPRQLRYDMADEYVELVKQLWASWEPGAVVRDPATGTYADHTRIKPINFKGTYYSSRGPLNCAPSPQGRPAFVQAGGSPRGREFAAMTADSIIAPSMGVAGLKAYRDDVRARAEAGGRNPDDIKVLFVVAPILGETEAEAKAKAARIIEAPDYYEKTLALVAAITDIDFSTFDLDAPLPHLTTNGEQGSLDAFQQSGSGKTLRQLCADQLSRGLDGLVGTPDQVAERMGEVMAEVGGDGFLITRPFTTNISRQYINEICEGLVPALQRRGLARTRYTPGATLRQTLREF comes from the coding sequence ATGAGCGCAAAACCGTTCCATCTCGGATGGTTCACCAATTTTGCGGTCGATGAATGGACCCGGCCCTTCACCGGCGGCGGTGGCGATCCGTGGGATGGCGGCTTCTACATCGACATGGCGAAGGCGATGGAGCGCGCCTGCTTCGACTACATCATGCTGGAGGACACGCTGATGATCTCGGAAGCCTATGGCGGCAACACCGAGATGTACCTCAAGCACAACATCATGGGCCCCAAGGCGGACCCTTCGCCGCTGGCGGCGCTCATCGGGGCGAACACGTCGCATCTGGGCGTGGTCGCCACCTTCTCCACCATGGCCTATCCGCCCTTCATGCTGGCCCGGCTGTGCTCCACGCTGGACAATATCTGCCGTGGCCGCTTCGGCTGGAACATCGTGACCACCGGCGAGGATCTCGCGGCGCAGAATTTCGGCATGGAGAAGCTGCCGCCGCGCCAGCTCCGCTACGACATGGCCGACGAATATGTCGAGCTGGTCAAGCAGCTCTGGGCGAGCTGGGAGCCCGGGGCCGTGGTCCGCGATCCCGCCACCGGCACCTATGCCGACCACACCAGGATCAAGCCCATCAACTTCAAGGGCACCTATTACAGCAGCCGTGGCCCGCTGAACTGCGCCCCCTCTCCGCAGGGGCGGCCGGCCTTCGTGCAGGCGGGCGGCTCGCCGCGCGGGCGCGAGTTCGCCGCCATGACGGCGGACAGCATCATCGCGCCCTCGATGGGCGTCGCCGGGCTGAAAGCCTATCGCGACGATGTGCGCGCCCGCGCCGAGGCGGGAGGGCGCAACCCCGACGACATCAAGGTGCTCTTCGTGGTCGCCCCCATTCTCGGCGAGACCGAGGCGGAGGCGAAGGCCAAGGCAGCGCGGATCATCGAGGCGCCGGACTATTACGAGAAGACGCTGGCGCTGGTCGCCGCGATAACCGACATCGATTTCTCGACCTTCGATCTCGACGCGCCGCTGCCCCACCTCACCACCAATGGCGAGCAGGGTTCGCTCGATGCGTTCCAGCAGTCGGGGTCGGGCAAGACGCTGCGCCAGCTCTGCGCCGACCAGCTCTCGCGCGGCCTCGACGGTCTCGTCGGCACGCCCGATCAGGTCGCCGAGCGCATGGGCGAGGTCATGGCCGAGGTCGGTGGCGACGGCTTCCTGATCACCCGGCCGTTCACCACCAATATCAGCCGCCAGTACATCAACGAGATCTGCGAGGGGCTGGTGCCGGCGCTGCAGCGGCGCGGGCTCGCCCGCACCCGCTACACCCCCGGCGCGACGCTGCGGCAGACGCTGCGCGAATTCTGA
- a CDS encoding flavin reductase, whose translation MSVTAPGGAEDAVSRDIYRAGMAKLPAAVNIITSIGEDGRCGFTASAVCSVTDSPPTLLVCVNRSNQSHKAIATSRVLCVNTLAGPHHEALSMAFAGGVKTMGERFDGAPWMELVTGAPVLAEATVAFDCRVTRMATVGTHDVMFCEVLGLHEGGSSEGLVYFGRRFHHLT comes from the coding sequence ATGAGCGTAACCGCACCGGGCGGCGCGGAAGACGCCGTCAGCCGAGACATCTACCGCGCCGGCATGGCCAAGCTGCCGGCGGCGGTGAACATCATCACCAGCATCGGCGAGGACGGCCGGTGCGGCTTCACCGCCTCGGCCGTGTGCTCGGTGACCGACAGCCCGCCGACCCTGCTGGTTTGCGTCAATCGCTCCAACCAGTCGCACAAGGCCATCGCCACCAGCCGCGTGCTGTGCGTCAACACGCTGGCCGGGCCGCATCACGAGGCGCTGTCCATGGCGTTTGCCGGCGGCGTCAAGACCATGGGCGAGCGCTTCGACGGCGCCCCGTGGATGGAACTCGTCACCGGCGCGCCGGTCCTCGCGGAGGCGACCGTCGCCTTCGACTGCCGGGTCACGCGGATGGCGACGGTCGGGACCCATGACGTGATGTTCTGCGAGGTGCTGGGCCTCCATGAAGGCGGCAGCAGCGAGGGGTTGGTCTATTTCGGCCGGCGTTTCCACCATCTGACCTGA
- a CDS encoding flavin reductase family protein, with product MTALEAQSPVDAKTFWRVLSERATGMTVVTAQGEDGPAGFLGLSAAHVAADPPTLLVSVDAKTSALGAILARRHFAVNFLPAGAAHVADAFSGRTGLSGADRFVAGEWGALATGAPVFLGALGVFDCAVDQVVERGSISIVIGTVVGARAAGSGEPLVFFRGKTIAGLAEG from the coding sequence ATGACGGCCCTGGAGGCTCAAAGTCCCGTCGACGCGAAGACCTTCTGGCGCGTTCTCAGCGAGAGGGCCACGGGAATGACCGTCGTCACCGCGCAGGGCGAGGACGGCCCGGCCGGCTTCCTCGGCCTGTCGGCGGCCCATGTCGCGGCCGATCCGCCGACGCTGCTGGTGTCGGTGGACGCGAAGACGAGCGCGCTCGGCGCCATTCTCGCCCGGCGCCATTTCGCGGTGAACTTCCTCCCCGCCGGCGCGGCCCATGTCGCCGACGCCTTCTCCGGCAGGACGGGGCTGTCCGGTGCGGACCGCTTCGTCGCGGGCGAATGGGGCGCGCTGGCCACCGGCGCGCCGGTGTTCCTCGGTGCGCTCGGCGTGTTCGACTGCGCGGTCGATCAGGTGGTCGAGCGCGGCAGCATCTCCATCGTCATCGGGACGGTGGTCGGGGCGCGCGCGGCGGGGAGCGGCGAGCCGCTGGTGTTCTTCCGCGGCAAGACGATTGCCGGGCTCGCGGAGGGCTGA
- a CDS encoding amino acid ABC transporter ATP-binding protein — translation MKPSAETPGPLPAPEADEPAIGLYGVVKLYGRHRALDGVDLEVRRGEKIVICGPSGSGKSTLIRCINALERRDGGRIRVNGIDLTAEEGTVQDIRQEVGMVFQHFNLFPHLTALENCMLAPRLNRGLGKEQAERLAMRHLERVHLADHAGKYPARLSGGQQQRVAIARALCMEPRILLFDEPTSALDPEMVNEVLGVIEELAATGVTMVCVTHEMGFARRVADRCVFMDRGAIVEQGPAQEFFANPRSERLRGFLAQILR, via the coding sequence GTGAAACCGTCCGCCGAAACGCCCGGCCCCCTGCCCGCGCCGGAAGCGGACGAGCCGGCCATCGGCCTTTACGGCGTGGTTAAGCTCTATGGCCGCCACCGCGCCCTCGACGGCGTCGACCTCGAGGTGCGGCGCGGTGAGAAGATCGTGATCTGCGGGCCCTCGGGCTCGGGCAAGTCGACGCTGATCCGCTGCATCAACGCGCTGGAACGTCGCGATGGCGGCCGCATAAGGGTGAACGGCATCGACCTCACCGCCGAGGAAGGCACCGTGCAGGACATCCGGCAGGAGGTCGGCATGGTGTTCCAGCACTTCAACCTGTTTCCGCACCTGACCGCGCTGGAAAACTGCATGCTCGCCCCGCGCCTCAATCGCGGGCTGGGCAAGGAGCAGGCGGAGCGGCTCGCCATGCGGCATCTGGAGCGGGTGCATCTGGCCGACCACGCCGGGAAGTACCCCGCGCGCCTGTCGGGCGGGCAGCAGCAGCGCGTCGCCATCGCCCGCGCGCTGTGCATGGAGCCGCGCATCCTGCTGTTCGACGAGCCGACCTCGGCGCTCGATCCGGAGATGGTCAACGAGGTGCTGGGGGTGATCGAGGAACTGGCCGCGACCGGCGTCACCATGGTCTGCGTCACCCATGAGATGGGCTTCGCGCGCCGCGTCGCCGATCGCTGCGTGTTCATGGACCGGGGCGCGATCGTCGAGCAGGGCCCGGCGCAGGAGTTCTTCGCCAACCCGCGCAGCGAGCGGCTGCGCGGCTTCCTCGCGCAGATCCTGCGCTGA
- a CDS encoding ABC transporter permease encodes MSALPVDLDLAWRSLPELLAGLRVTVLITVLPLMFGLALAFPICFARMSERRWLALPAEIFVVFFRGAPLLILLYVVYYGFGQIALLREGPLWLLFGSPFGCVIVALTLNHAAYMTEVLRGSLLAVPSGIVEASEALGISRRHIFIWVKMPLAIRYGLKAYQNEVVSFVKGTAIVSVVTITDLTAVANGIFEQTYDPFTPILCAAALYWAFINLLRIGFELWGRWLARHQREEESPLAAEAPGRFGLRRLSRLAKAML; translated from the coding sequence CCCGAGCTGCTGGCCGGGCTCCGGGTGACGGTCCTCATCACCGTGCTGCCCCTTATGTTCGGGCTCGCCCTCGCCTTCCCGATCTGCTTCGCCCGCATGTCCGAGCGCCGGTGGCTGGCCCTGCCGGCCGAAATCTTCGTGGTCTTCTTTCGCGGAGCCCCGCTGCTCATCCTGCTCTATGTCGTCTATTACGGCTTCGGGCAGATTGCCCTGCTGCGCGAGGGGCCGCTCTGGCTGCTGTTCGGCTCGCCCTTCGGCTGCGTCATCGTCGCGCTGACGCTGAACCATGCCGCCTATATGACCGAGGTGCTGCGCGGCAGCCTGCTGGCCGTGCCGTCCGGCATCGTCGAGGCCAGCGAGGCGCTCGGCATCAGCCGCCGGCATATCTTCATCTGGGTGAAGATGCCGCTGGCCATCCGCTACGGGCTGAAGGCCTACCAGAACGAGGTGGTGAGCTTCGTGAAGGGCACGGCCATCGTCTCCGTCGTGACCATCACCGACCTCACCGCCGTCGCCAACGGCATCTTCGAGCAGACCTACGATCCCTTCACGCCGATCCTGTGCGCGGCGGCGCTCTACTGGGCGTTCATCAACCTGCTGCGCATCGGCTTCGAACTCTGGGGCCGCTGGCTCGCCCGCCACCAGCGCGAGGAGGAATCGCCCCTAGCCGCCGAGGCGCCGGGCCGCTTCGGCCTGCGCCGTCTCTCACGCCTCGCAAAGGCCATGCTGTGA